ATAATGCTATTTCAAATAATCCAAGTGCTTCTGCACCAAGAAGCCGAGACAATAATACATCATATGAAATACCTATTAAACGAATAAAAACATTCATAATTAACATGATTATAGAACCATATATAAATCTATTTTTTCGCAAATTTGTCACCACCTCATCTTTAATTTATATGAAGTGAGAAAGAAGAGAATTCCTAATTAACTAATCTTTAGGGTATATAAAAGCTCTATCTTCGCAAAATATATTCGTGAGGATATTATTGTGAGGAGATGTTGCTTTGAAGGCTAAATATAGTGACTTATTTAAAGAAATTGTTAAATCATATTATGAAGGTGAGTTTGAGGAGAAAGTTCAAAGTTTATTAGAGGATCCATCAGTGAAAAAGAATGAGCTAGCAAATGTTATATCAACACTTTGTGGGGTACAACTTGATTTAACAGATAATTATATAACTGATTTAAAAAGAGCAATCGAGTCCTATAAAGCTGGCCATAAGGTGGTAAATAAAGTTAAAGTTTGTTCGATGGATTGTATGAATGATGATGGAGAGACGATTTGTCAACGTTCATGTCCATTTGATGCAATATTTATTGATGAAGAAACGAAGACTTCATCAATTGATGGGGATAAATGTACCGATTGTGGATTTTGTGTTGAGGCATGTCCTACAGACTCCATATTAGACAAGGTAGAGTTTGTACCTTTTATTGATTTGCTTAAAGATAAGGCTCCGGTAATTGCTGCAATAGCACCAGCAATTACCGGACAATTTGGCGACGATGTTTCAATTTATAAGTTAAGAAGTGCATTCAAGACCATGGGATTTGCTGAGATGGTAGAGGTTGCATTTTTTGCTGATATTCTAACTCTGAAGGAAGCCGTAGAATTTGATAGATTTATACAAGATAAAGATGATTTTATGATATCTTCTTGTTGTTGTCCTATGTGGGTTGGAATGCTTAAACGAGTTTACAATGATCTGATAAAGTATGTTTCACCATCTGTATCTCCTATGGTTGCTGCTGGGAGAGTAATAAAAATATTAAATCCAAATAGCAAAGTAGTATTTATTGGACCATGTGTAGCAAAGAAAGCTGAAGCTAAAGAAAGAGACTTACTTGGAGATATAGATTATGTACTTACCTTTGCTGAATTAAAGGATATTTTTGAAGCACTTGAATTAGATCCTAGAAAAATGTCAGATGATTTTTCCGCAGAATATGCCTCTAGGGGTGGAAGATTGTATGCTAGAACCGGTGGAGTATCAGTAGCAGTAAGTGAAGCCATAGAAAGAATCTATCCTGAAAAGTATAAAATGTTAACTACCGCTCATGCCGATGGTATAAAAGAATGTAAGAAAATGCTTTCTGATATTAAGGAAGGCAATATACATGCTAATTTTATAGAAGGTATGGGATGTATTGGAGGTTGTGTAGGAGGTCCTAAGGCATTAATCCCAAAGGACGATGGCAGAGATAGGGTCAATGAATTTGCTGCAAACTCAGAAATAAAGGTAGCGGTCGACAGTGAAGTTATGATTAAAGTACTAAATAAACTAGGAATAGATGCTGAAAATAATTTTAAGAAAAAACATAGGATTGGCAGTTTTGAAAGAGAATTTCTTGATTAGGAGGAATTAAATATGGATAAAACTATAGAGTTGTTATTAAATCATAAGTCAATTAGAAAGTACACAGACCAAAAAATATCACAAGAAACTATAGAAAAGATTGTATCTTGTGCACAAATGGCTCCATCTTCTAGTCACTTTCAAGCTTACACTATTATTGAAGTAAAAGATTTTAATAAACGAAATCTTTTAGCAGAATGGGCAGGAGGTCAAAAGTGGGTGGAAGATGCTTCACTTGTTTTGTTATTCTGTGGTGACTTATACAGAGCTTGTAAGTATTATGAAGATATAGATAAGGATATATTAAGTAATACGGAAGCTTATACAGTAGCTACTGTAGATACTGCATTGGCTGCCCAAAAGGCTTTTATAGCTGCACAAAGTTTGGGTTTAGGTGGAGTATGTGTAGGTGGTATAAGAAATGAAGTAGAAAAAATTAGCAAGGAATTCGGGCTTCCTTACTTAGTATTCCCTTTATTTCTCTTATGTTTAGGTTATCCTGACGATGACCCAGAGATTAAGCCAAGATTACCAATGGGTATTGTTCATAAGATTGATTTCTATGATGAATCAAAAGATGATCAATTAATGAAAGAGTATAATAAAACAATAAGTGATTATTATCATAAGAGAACAAAAGGTGAAGAAAAAGATAGATGGACCGAAAGATGTGGTAAGTACTTAATGGAAAAACCAAGATATAATGTTGGAGATTATTTTAGAAAAATAGGGCTTCTTAAAAAGTAAATCAATGGGGGCTGCCCCCATTGATTTAAATATGCATTCTTTTATTTAATTCCTGTTTGATATTGTCACCTTGAAATATAAATATAGCAGCTAAGGTAATGATACTCAATGCTACACTTATTACCGATGGATATATTATATTTACCCAGTCAAATATGATAAAAAGTAAAGGAATAATACCAAATACTCCATCGATTAATGCATATGTAACATAATCATTAACGCTAAGTCTTAGAACTTTTGCAGTAACATACATTAGCAGCATAGCAGACATACATGCTATAGGTATTACAAAATCCAGTGACCAACCTCTCCAGCCTGTTCTCCAATCCCAAAATAGTGAAAGTACAGAAATAATAACGACCTGCCAAATTATTTTCTTAGGGATATGATATCTTTTCTGTATTATAACAATAAGACAAAGCCACATACTAATAAGACCAAAGAGTAGAAATAACGGCCAATTTATAGTAGTAGGAAACATAGCATTTATAGAAAAGCTTAAAACTACTGCCGCTATAGATATAAAGATCATAATTTTCATAGCTAAATGACTAT
The DNA window shown above is from Tissierella sp. Yu-01 and carries:
- a CDS encoding [Fe-Fe] hydrogenase large subunit C-terminal domain-containing protein, whose protein sequence is MKAKYSDLFKEIVKSYYEGEFEEKVQSLLEDPSVKKNELANVISTLCGVQLDLTDNYITDLKRAIESYKAGHKVVNKVKVCSMDCMNDDGETICQRSCPFDAIFIDEETKTSSIDGDKCTDCGFCVEACPTDSILDKVEFVPFIDLLKDKAPVIAAIAPAITGQFGDDVSIYKLRSAFKTMGFAEMVEVAFFADILTLKEAVEFDRFIQDKDDFMISSCCCPMWVGMLKRVYNDLIKYVSPSVSPMVAAGRVIKILNPNSKVVFIGPCVAKKAEAKERDLLGDIDYVLTFAELKDIFEALELDPRKMSDDFSAEYASRGGRLYARTGGVSVAVSEAIERIYPEKYKMLTTAHADGIKECKKMLSDIKEGNIHANFIEGMGCIGGCVGGPKALIPKDDGRDRVNEFAANSEIKVAVDSEVMIKVLNKLGIDAENNFKKKHRIGSFEREFLD
- the nfsA gene encoding oxygen-insensitive NADPH nitroreductase, coding for MDKTIELLLNHKSIRKYTDQKISQETIEKIVSCAQMAPSSSHFQAYTIIEVKDFNKRNLLAEWAGGQKWVEDASLVLLFCGDLYRACKYYEDIDKDILSNTEAYTVATVDTALAAQKAFIAAQSLGLGGVCVGGIRNEVEKISKEFGLPYLVFPLFLLCLGYPDDDPEIKPRLPMGIVHKIDFYDESKDDQLMKEYNKTISDYYHKRTKGEEKDRWTERCGKYLMEKPRYNVGDYFRKIGLLKK
- a CDS encoding DUF6320 domain-containing protein, producing MQYCNHCKVYIKENRNKCTLCGNALSVEDTQNGDKMTFPKIPPFYHSHLAMKIMIFISIAAVVLSFSINAMFPTTINWPLFLLFGLISMWLCLIVIIQKRYHIPKKIIWQVVIISVLSLFWDWRTGWRGWSLDFVIPIACMSAMLLMYVTAKVLRLSVNDYVTYALIDGVFGIIPLLFIIFDWVNIIYPSVISVALSIITLAAIFIFQGDNIKQELNKRMHI